A single genomic interval of uncultured Sunxiuqinia sp. harbors:
- a CDS encoding serine hydrolase domain-containing protein produces the protein MKKKIVLKTFLPLVAFLMVFTSCQKTNKQTKNAPIYKKKYKEEILKSRDDLRSYLISSSVPGMSVCVSIDGEIVWSEGIGVASKELKAPATRETKFRIGNASEILTSYLIAKLHEQGKLDLTHSFYKYVPNFPKKKYDFTLLELGSSVSGFRDMKMEDLVKYKDLKNLKEYVQKLENDTLVYEPDTYFNDSEYNYALLGILAENIGNEKFSKLVKNQILDTLNIENTLIDYQHVIIPNRSETYYRDFIARLIKAPEVNMLPFAPTLGYLSTADDLNQLAQQILTPGFFNQETLDLFYNKHRLSGGQEVLRSFGWISTTDRFNRKLIAKLGTTIGGSSAVGIFPDQKLVVTLCSNLGDDIGELPIAKIADKFLEKLDPMKEMNEEKKSSK, from the coding sequence ATGAAAAAGAAAATAGTGTTGAAAACGTTCCTTCCCCTGGTTGCATTTCTAATGGTATTTACTTCGTGTCAAAAAACGAATAAGCAAACTAAAAATGCTCCAATTTATAAGAAAAAGTACAAAGAAGAGATTCTTAAATCCAGAGATGACTTAAGAAGTTACCTAATAAGCAGTTCTGTTCCGGGTATGTCGGTTTGTGTATCGATTGATGGTGAAATTGTATGGTCTGAAGGGATTGGGGTTGCCAGTAAAGAGTTGAAAGCCCCGGCAACCCGGGAAACCAAATTTCGAATTGGAAACGCGTCTGAAATACTGACCAGCTACCTCATTGCAAAATTGCACGAACAAGGCAAACTGGATCTGACTCATAGTTTTTATAAATATGTTCCCAATTTTCCGAAAAAGAAATATGATTTTACCCTGCTCGAACTAGGTTCAAGTGTTTCAGGTTTTAGAGATATGAAAATGGAAGATCTCGTGAAATATAAAGATCTAAAAAACCTAAAAGAGTATGTTCAAAAATTGGAGAATGATACACTTGTATACGAACCAGACACCTACTTTAACGATTCGGAGTACAATTACGCCCTATTAGGTATTTTGGCAGAGAATATTGGCAACGAAAAATTTAGCAAATTAGTTAAAAATCAGATTCTTGACACCTTGAACATAGAAAATACACTTATCGATTACCAACATGTAATTATTCCGAACAGAAGTGAAACCTATTATCGTGATTTCATTGCACGATTGATTAAAGCGCCAGAAGTAAATATGTTGCCATTTGCTCCAACCTTGGGATATTTATCAACTGCCGATGATTTAAATCAGCTAGCTCAGCAAATACTCACCCCTGGCTTTTTCAATCAGGAAACACTGGATCTTTTTTACAATAAACACAGACTAAGCGGTGGACAAGAAGTTTTGAGAAGTTTTGGTTGGATTTCAACAACAGACCGATTCAACCGGAAATTAATTGCAAAATTGGGGACAACAATTGGCGGCAGCTCAGCAGTCGGAATTTTCCCCGATCAGAAACTGGTAGTAACCCTATGTTCTAACCTCGGTGATGATATAGGAGAACTGCCTATTGCGAAAATTGCTGACAAGTTTTTAGAAAAACTAGACCCGATGAAAGAAATGAACGAAGAAAAAAAATCCAGTAAATAG
- a CDS encoding C1 family peptidase: protein MYKKLLPLFAICLAMNGYAQKNTSKGKVEVFEKGEGYYYESILKDVNAINEKLEEKEPFVRFKMDQSDLDLPNDPGLYETVWCNQTESQGNAGTCWSFSTTSFYESEIFRQTGKKVELSEIYTVYWEYVEKARRYIEKRGESLFDEGSEGNAVARIMNRYGVVPEEVYTGLLDERKFHTHAKMMEEMRGFLESLKKNNAWNVEYGLETIKAIMNHHIGEPPVEFTVEGKTYTPQTYMTDYLQLSPNDFVEILSYKQEPYWQQVEYKVPDNWWHSDDYYNIPLDVFMDVVKKAVKKGYTMSIGGDVSETGFSRETNCAMVPDYDIPSAYINEDARQFRFSNETTTDDHGMHLIGILENYKGSGDDWYLIKDSSSGSRNVGEDDRKFGYYFFHEDYIKLKMMGFTIHKDAVKDILEKF from the coding sequence ATGTATAAGAAATTATTACCCCTATTTGCCATTTGTCTGGCCATGAATGGCTATGCACAAAAAAACACCAGTAAAGGGAAAGTTGAAGTTTTCGAAAAAGGAGAAGGTTATTACTACGAATCAATCCTGAAAGACGTAAACGCAATAAATGAGAAGCTCGAAGAGAAAGAACCTTTTGTACGATTCAAGATGGATCAGTCTGACCTCGATCTACCGAACGATCCGGGTTTATATGAAACTGTCTGGTGCAATCAAACTGAATCACAAGGAAATGCAGGAACTTGCTGGTCATTCTCAACCACTTCATTTTACGAGTCTGAAATATTCAGGCAAACTGGGAAAAAAGTAGAACTTTCGGAAATATATACCGTGTATTGGGAGTACGTTGAAAAAGCCCGCCGTTATATTGAGAAACGTGGCGAATCATTGTTTGACGAAGGATCGGAAGGTAATGCGGTGGCTAGAATTATGAACCGTTATGGAGTTGTTCCCGAAGAAGTTTATACTGGTTTATTGGATGAAAGGAAATTTCACACACACGCAAAAATGATGGAAGAAATGCGCGGATTTCTGGAGTCGCTGAAGAAAAACAATGCCTGGAATGTTGAATATGGACTGGAAACAATTAAAGCTATCATGAACCACCATATTGGTGAGCCTCCGGTAGAATTTACGGTAGAGGGAAAAACATACACACCCCAAACATACATGACTGATTATCTCCAGTTAAGTCCAAATGATTTTGTTGAAATACTTTCGTACAAGCAAGAACCATACTGGCAGCAAGTGGAATACAAAGTGCCGGATAACTGGTGGCACAGCGATGACTATTACAATATTCCGCTCGACGTATTTATGGATGTTGTTAAAAAGGCCGTGAAAAAGGGATATACGATGAGTATTGGTGGTGATGTTTCGGAAACTGGCTTTAGCCGCGAAACCAATTGTGCGATGGTTCCCGATTATGATATTCCATCAGCATACATTAATGAGGATGCCCGACAATTCCGCTTTTCAAATGAAACGACCACTGACGATCATGGAATGCACCTGATTGGCATTTTGGAAAATTACAAAGGCAGTGGTGACGATTGGTACTTGATTAAAGACTCCAGCTCGGGCTCGAGAAATGTAGGTGAAGATGATCGGAAATTTGGCTACTATTTTTTCCACGAAGACTATATCAAACTAAAAATGATGGGATTTACAATTCATAAAGATGCTGTAAAAGACATTCTGGAGAAATTTTAG
- the hemN gene encoding oxygen-independent coproporphyrinogen III oxidase, which produces MKIPVELIEKYNVPVPRYTSYPPANFFCGDFETDDYLVAVEESNKKEPQNISIYLHIPFCTQLCLYCGCNTHITKDEDMMKHYMEALKTEIHMLNKLINHDRKISQIHWGGGTPNVLPAELVGEVMAIFHSEYQFIDNPEIAIECNPALLDQAYIDQLVSFGFNRISLGVQDFQEKVLNAVRREVPEIPISELVHMIRQHAGVSVNLDFIYGLPYQTVESFGEAIEKAIVINPDRLVTFSYAHVPWVKKAQKKLEDYGLPAAEDKVKMFEEAWSLMTNAGYVPIGLDHYAKPNDDMAIALRNRSLHRNFQGYCTRETTGQVYAFGVTGISQLEDVYAQNARTVKEYIDTVESGSIKIVKGYSLSETDKIIRQIINEIMCNQFLSWAQIADQFQTTERSLKKLLDFKESKLDDFVADELLTYTKEEIFITDLGRFFLRNIAAVFDVRLEGSVKKFSKSV; this is translated from the coding sequence ATGAAAATACCTGTTGAGTTAATTGAAAAATATAATGTTCCGGTTCCTCGTTATACAAGTTATCCGCCAGCCAATTTTTTTTGCGGCGATTTTGAAACCGATGATTACCTGGTGGCAGTCGAAGAGTCGAATAAGAAAGAACCTCAAAATATCTCGATTTATTTACACATTCCTTTTTGTACACAACTGTGTTTATACTGCGGATGTAATACACATATTACTAAGGATGAGGATATGATGAAGCATTATATGGAAGCGCTGAAAACGGAAATCCATATGCTAAATAAATTGATTAATCATGATCGAAAAATTTCGCAGATACATTGGGGAGGAGGAACTCCAAATGTTTTACCTGCCGAATTGGTTGGTGAAGTGATGGCTATTTTTCATTCGGAATATCAATTTATTGATAACCCGGAGATCGCCATTGAATGTAACCCCGCACTATTAGATCAAGCTTATATCGATCAATTGGTATCTTTCGGTTTTAATCGAATTAGTCTGGGAGTACAGGATTTTCAGGAGAAAGTGTTAAATGCTGTACGTCGCGAAGTGCCTGAAATACCAATTAGCGAGCTGGTTCACATGATCCGCCAGCATGCTGGGGTGTCGGTTAATCTCGACTTTATTTATGGATTACCCTATCAAACTGTCGAGTCGTTTGGTGAAGCCATTGAAAAAGCGATTGTCATTAACCCTGATCGTTTGGTTACTTTTTCATATGCTCATGTGCCTTGGGTAAAAAAGGCTCAAAAAAAGCTGGAAGATTATGGTTTGCCTGCTGCTGAAGATAAAGTAAAGATGTTTGAGGAGGCCTGGTCGCTGATGACGAATGCTGGTTATGTTCCCATTGGTCTGGATCATTATGCCAAGCCGAATGATGACATGGCAATCGCGTTGAGAAATCGCTCGCTTCACCGAAATTTTCAGGGCTACTGTACCCGCGAAACGACGGGGCAAGTTTATGCTTTTGGTGTAACCGGAATTAGTCAGTTGGAAGATGTATACGCGCAAAATGCGAGAACAGTAAAAGAATATATTGATACCGTTGAAAGCGGATCAATCAAAATTGTGAAAGGTTATTCGCTTTCTGAAACTGATAAAATTATCAGACAAATTATAAACGAGATCATGTGCAACCAGTTTTTATCATGGGCACAAATTGCGGATCAATTTCAAACTACAGAAAGGAGTTTGAAGAAATTGCTCGATTTTAAGGAATCAAAACTAGATGATTTTGTAGCAGACGAGTTGTTGACTTACACGAAAGAAGAGATTTTTATAACTGACTTAGGCCGTTTCTTTTTACGAAATATTGCCGCCGTATTCGATGTTCGATTGGAAGGAAGCGTGAAAAAGTTTTCAAAATCAGTTTAA
- the hemG gene encoding protoporphyrinogen oxidase, with translation MSKKVAVIGAGLTGLTTAYYLKKKGIDFQVFEKSDRVGGVIQTVKKDGFMYENGPSTGVLGHPEAAALIEELGDACELEIADEDAKFRWIWKSGRWHALPSGLIGGIKTPLFSWYDKFRILGEPFRKPGTDPNESLASLVRRRMGESFLKYAVDPFILGIYSGDPEKLVTKYALPKLYNLEQKYGSFIGGAIKKSKEPKTDWDKKATREVFSMKGGLRSLVNALADSVGEERITLNQKDLQIAHSNGKYQISNKSTQFEEFDQVISTVGGYALRQLFPFLPSAEIEKIEAMPYAKVVQVSVGYNKWNGMPIKAFGGLIPFHENRDILGVLFLSTFLKNRAPHGGALLSTFLGGVRKPEMLDLADDEIVGLVEKEMKSMLGLTKWQPDLLVINRYQHAIPQYGKESADRLKAIEEIESTYAGLLLGGNIRDGIGMADRIKQGRMLAETVE, from the coding sequence ATGAGTAAAAAAGTAGCTGTTATTGGAGCCGGATTGACCGGGTTAACCACTGCCTATTACCTGAAAAAGAAAGGAATTGATTTTCAGGTTTTCGAAAAATCGGATCGGGTAGGAGGAGTGATTCAAACGGTTAAGAAGGATGGGTTCATGTATGAAAATGGGCCAAGTACCGGTGTGTTGGGACATCCGGAGGCAGCGGCTTTAATTGAAGAATTGGGAGATGCTTGCGAATTAGAGATTGCAGATGAAGATGCCAAGTTTCGATGGATTTGGAAAAGTGGCCGTTGGCATGCTTTGCCTTCGGGTTTGATAGGGGGAATTAAAACGCCCCTGTTTTCGTGGTACGACAAGTTCCGAATCCTTGGCGAACCATTTCGGAAACCGGGGACTGATCCAAACGAGTCGTTGGCCAGTTTGGTGAGGCGACGCATGGGCGAAAGCTTTCTGAAATATGCTGTTGATCCGTTTATTCTGGGAATTTATTCCGGCGATCCCGAAAAACTGGTTACAAAATACGCATTGCCAAAATTGTATAATTTGGAGCAAAAGTATGGCAGTTTTATTGGTGGTGCAATTAAAAAATCAAAAGAACCCAAAACTGACTGGGATAAGAAAGCAACACGGGAAGTGTTTTCTATGAAAGGTGGTTTGAGGTCACTAGTCAATGCTTTGGCTGATTCCGTTGGAGAAGAACGCATAACGCTAAATCAGAAAGATTTGCAGATTGCTCACTCAAATGGTAAATATCAGATTTCAAATAAATCGACTCAATTCGAGGAATTTGATCAGGTAATTTCTACCGTTGGTGGGTATGCTTTACGCCAGCTTTTTCCTTTTCTTCCTTCAGCTGAAATAGAAAAAATTGAAGCCATGCCTTACGCAAAAGTCGTGCAGGTCTCAGTTGGCTATAATAAGTGGAACGGAATGCCAATCAAAGCTTTTGGAGGATTGATCCCTTTTCATGAAAACCGCGATATTCTCGGCGTCTTGTTTTTATCAACATTTTTGAAGAACCGTGCTCCCCATGGCGGAGCGTTATTGTCAACTTTTTTGGGTGGTGTACGAAAGCCTGAAATGCTTGACTTGGCGGATGATGAAATTGTTGGATTGGTTGAAAAGGAAATGAAAAGCATGCTCGGGCTAACAAAATGGCAACCTGATTTGTTGGTTATTAATCGTTATCAGCATGCTATTCCGCAGTATGGTAAAGAGTCAGCCGATCGCCTAAAAGCGATTGAGGAAATTGAGTCCACTTATGCCGGTTTGTTGTTGGGAGGAAATATTCGTGACGGTATTGGCATGGCCGACCGGATTAAGCAAGGACGAATGCTGGCTGAGACTGTCGAATAG
- the hemF gene encoding oxygen-dependent coproporphyrinogen oxidase, which produces MRNERVASAYREKQQQICFELASADGAAIFETDHWEKEIGQGYTMVLENGDAIEKAAVNFSAVGGQVSERMRQALSIQDGEEYFATGISSIIHPRNVHVPITHMNVRFFQLSSGKAWFGGGIDLTPHYVNKKEASWFHQELKKVCDQFDMEFYREYKKWADDYFYLPHRDETRGVGGIFFDHQDGTSEANFEKFFAFTQALAEAYPKIYIELLNNNRKKEISEDERQWQLLRRGRYVEFNLLYDRGTKFGLESNGRTESIFLSMPPLASWTYDYQPDKGSKEEETLRLLKKDIDWIYNI; this is translated from the coding sequence ATGAGAAATGAGAGAGTTGCTTCTGCGTATCGTGAAAAACAACAGCAAATCTGTTTCGAATTAGCTTCGGCTGATGGGGCTGCCATTTTTGAGACCGACCACTGGGAAAAAGAAATTGGACAAGGCTACACCATGGTGCTTGAAAATGGCGATGCCATTGAAAAAGCTGCGGTTAACTTTTCGGCAGTTGGAGGTCAGGTTAGTGAGCGAATGCGTCAGGCATTGAGCATTCAGGATGGCGAAGAGTATTTTGCTACGGGGATTTCGTCCATCATTCATCCACGCAATGTGCATGTACCTATAACCCATATGAATGTCCGTTTTTTTCAACTAAGCTCCGGAAAAGCATGGTTTGGTGGTGGAATTGATTTGACACCTCACTATGTCAATAAAAAGGAAGCTAGTTGGTTTCATCAGGAACTCAAAAAGGTTTGCGATCAGTTCGACATGGAGTTCTACCGGGAGTATAAAAAGTGGGCTGACGACTATTTTTATCTGCCTCATCGGGATGAAACAAGAGGCGTTGGTGGAATTTTCTTCGATCATCAGGATGGTACTTCGGAAGCAAATTTTGAAAAGTTTTTTGCTTTTACACAGGCGCTGGCTGAGGCTTATCCGAAGATATATATTGAGTTATTGAACAACAATCGTAAGAAAGAGATCAGCGAAGATGAAAGACAATGGCAACTACTGCGAAGAGGCCGTTATGTGGAGTTTAATTTGCTTTATGATCGGGGAACTAAATTCGGATTAGAGTCAAATGGTCGCACCGAATCAATCTTTTTAAGCATGCCACCACTGGCATCGTGGACCTACGATTATCAACCTGATAAAGGCTCTAAGGAAGAAGAGACACTCAGATTATTAAAAAAAGACATCGATTGGATTTACAATATTTAA
- the hemH gene encoding ferrochelatase, with protein MDNSKRTAVLLVNVGTPDEPKVSAVRRYLFEFLNDRRVIDLPLIPQKLLVNLIIVPFRAPKSTKLYEMLWTDEGSPLFVNANKNRDKLQASLGDDYQVFTAMRYQNPHLKKVLRQVRDQRFGKMIIIPVFPQYASSTTGTIGQFVSKEVAKWTVIPEIRFVSQFYDHPAFIKAFTERIKEFKPETYDHIVFSYHGLPNRQVDKVHPEIASTECTCEQAMPEHGKYCYKATCYQTTRLLAKSLGLKPDDYTLSFQSRLTKNWLKPFSDELVIQKAKEGVKRMLFVAPAFVADCLETTVEIGVEYQELFEEHGGEKIQLVESLNDHPLWIETLKELINS; from the coding sequence ATGGACAATTCAAAAAGAACAGCCGTTTTACTGGTTAATGTGGGAACACCTGATGAACCCAAAGTTTCTGCCGTTCGACGGTATTTATTCGAGTTTTTGAATGACCGTAGAGTGATTGATCTGCCTTTAATTCCACAAAAGTTGTTGGTGAACCTGATTATTGTGCCATTTAGGGCTCCCAAATCCACCAAGCTTTATGAGATGCTTTGGACCGATGAAGGTTCTCCTCTATTTGTAAATGCCAATAAAAACAGAGATAAGCTGCAAGCATCATTGGGTGATGACTATCAGGTTTTCACAGCCATGCGCTATCAGAATCCGCATTTAAAAAAAGTGCTTCGTCAGGTTCGTGACCAGCGTTTTGGGAAGATGATCATTATTCCGGTGTTCCCGCAGTACGCATCGTCAACAACCGGAACCATCGGCCAATTTGTATCAAAGGAAGTGGCTAAATGGACAGTTATCCCTGAGATTCGATTCGTAAGCCAGTTTTACGATCATCCTGCTTTTATCAAAGCATTTACTGAACGCATTAAAGAGTTCAAGCCTGAAACATACGACCACATCGTTTTTTCCTATCACGGTTTACCGAACAGACAGGTCGATAAGGTGCATCCGGAAATTGCTTCAACGGAATGTACCTGCGAACAGGCCATGCCTGAGCATGGTAAATATTGCTACAAGGCAACTTGTTACCAAACAACCCGCTTGTTGGCAAAGTCACTGGGTCTTAAACCGGATGATTACACTTTATCTTTTCAATCTCGGCTGACCAAAAACTGGCTCAAGCCCTTCTCTGATGAACTGGTTATTCAAAAAGCGAAAGAAGGAGTAAAACGAATGTTGTTTGTAGCGCCCGCATTTGTGGCCGATTGCCTGGAAACAACCGTTGAAATTGGAGTTGAATATCAGGAATTATTTGAAGAACACGGTGGCGAAAAAATTCAATTGGTCGAAAGTTTGAACGATCATCCCTTGTGGATTGAGACCCTGAAAGAATTGATTAATTCATGA
- a CDS encoding L-rhamnose mutarotase, whose product MTKQFLLVLVLSLFFFACNDEGQKPDYPSIIELIAYDNNSLSKEMLTTFCAENGIDKNAVYNWENHWVLYSQFQELQQISEKLEANFANVTIKTYDQPFYSFDRTRCDDSSIAEEWDNILLTANLVEDTLKQSEYMEYHRTQFEEWPEVAQGFCNASFQQLLVFRTGRQLMLIISIPKGESLDELNPKTTENNLRVDEWNAQMSQYQEGLEEAPEGVVWLFLNPVE is encoded by the coding sequence ATGACAAAGCAATTTCTCTTAGTCCTTGTGCTTTCTTTATTTTTTTTCGCGTGCAACGATGAAGGCCAGAAGCCTGATTATCCTTCAATAATAGAACTAATTGCTTATGATAATAATTCATTGTCGAAAGAGATGTTGACGACTTTTTGTGCAGAAAATGGTATTGATAAGAACGCTGTGTATAATTGGGAAAATCACTGGGTTCTCTATTCTCAGTTTCAGGAACTGCAACAAATAAGCGAAAAGTTAGAAGCAAATTTTGCGAATGTTACCATTAAAACTTACGATCAGCCATTTTATAGTTTTGATCGAACAAGGTGTGATGATTCTTCTATTGCCGAGGAATGGGATAATATTTTGCTGACAGCAAATCTGGTTGAAGATACGTTGAAGCAAAGTGAATATATGGAGTATCACCGCACTCAGTTTGAAGAGTGGCCCGAGGTTGCTCAAGGATTTTGTAATGCCAGTTTTCAGCAATTGTTGGTTTTTCGCACCGGAAGGCAGTTAATGTTGATTATCAGCATTCCGAAAGGGGAGAGCCTAGATGAGCTAAACCCTAAAACGACAGAAAATAATCTTCGCGTTGATGAGTGGAATGCTCAAATGAGTCAATATCAAGAAGGCCTTGAAGAAGCACCAGAAGGAGTTGTCTGGCTATTTCTAAATCCGGTTGAATAA
- a CDS encoding sigma-70 family RNA polymerase sigma factor, with translation MEDQDIWRNIVADDMNALKRLHDKYYSQLFLWACKYLQQETVVEELVSDCFIKLWNRRKYIIIEKSLKAYIFLVLRNQIVSYIRKSKNKFEVKVKELPEVPNEESINEQEYYANLYKAIQRIPEQRRKILELAVYESLTYREIAERLRISINTVKTQIARSYQFLKGELDPKDFVLLHFHCIKK, from the coding sequence ATGGAAGATCAAGATATTTGGAGAAATATTGTGGCTGACGATATGAATGCTTTAAAGAGGCTTCATGATAAATACTATTCTCAATTGTTTTTATGGGCTTGTAAATATCTTCAGCAGGAGACGGTTGTTGAAGAATTGGTTTCCGACTGTTTTATAAAGCTTTGGAATCGGCGGAAGTACATTATTATAGAAAAGTCGCTGAAAGCCTATATATTTCTCGTGTTGCGCAACCAGATCGTAAGTTATATCAGGAAAAGTAAAAATAAGTTCGAGGTAAAAGTAAAAGAGCTTCCAGAGGTTCCGAATGAAGAATCGATCAATGAGCAAGAATACTACGCAAATCTTTATAAGGCCATTCAACGAATTCCGGAACAGCGGCGAAAAATTCTGGAACTTGCTGTTTATGAATCACTAACTTATCGAGAAATAGCTGAGCGTTTAAGGATCTCAATCAATACCGTTAAAACTCAAATTGCCCGATCTTATCAATTTTTAAAGGGAGAATTAGATCCGAAGGATTTTGTATTACTACATTTTCATTGCATAAAAAAATAA
- a CDS encoding FecR domain-containing protein, whose protein sequence is MSNTNQDTWELISGKLHAELGEEEKEKFEAWSNTPENQKLLQKGQSIKDGLFESRKLQKADKKNSWNRVEKLVRKQKFTIYFKRTLQYAAVLIFAFLVGNFFSPIFETANNNQYAQVEVMYGQTSHLFLFDGTEVWLNAGTTFRYPKSFNSSSREVSIEGEAFFKVAPNKHLPFKVKTSKMEVEVLGTSFNVAAYRGEENHSVVLVEGKVQINNLKGKKIGEIAPGQIAVQSSRKPLTVANTDPYFYTSWKDGKVAFNREKISDIAMRLERWYNVEIQFEKESLKEYDLTGTILLNKPIEQTIMALELLAPIKFETKERANARNLITVISK, encoded by the coding sequence ATGAGTAATACAAATCAAGATACTTGGGAGCTAATTTCTGGTAAACTTCATGCTGAGTTGGGTGAAGAAGAAAAGGAGAAATTTGAGGCATGGAGCAATACCCCGGAAAATCAGAAATTACTTCAGAAAGGCCAATCGATAAAGGATGGTTTGTTCGAATCGAGAAAACTACAAAAGGCCGATAAGAAAAATTCATGGAACAGGGTTGAGAAGCTCGTTCGCAAACAAAAATTTACGATCTACTTTAAGCGGACTCTTCAGTATGCAGCTGTCCTTATTTTTGCATTTTTAGTTGGTAACTTTTTTTCACCAATCTTCGAAACTGCTAACAATAATCAGTACGCACAAGTAGAGGTGATGTATGGTCAAACAAGCCATCTTTTTCTTTTTGATGGAACAGAGGTGTGGCTAAATGCAGGAACCACATTCAGATATCCCAAGAGTTTCAATAGCAGCTCTCGCGAAGTCTCTATTGAAGGAGAAGCATTCTTTAAAGTTGCGCCAAACAAACATTTACCATTCAAAGTCAAAACCAGCAAAATGGAGGTAGAAGTACTGGGTACTTCTTTTAATGTAGCTGCTTATCGTGGCGAAGAGAATCATTCGGTCGTATTGGTCGAAGGAAAGGTGCAGATCAATAATCTTAAAGGAAAGAAAATAGGAGAAATTGCTCCTGGCCAAATTGCAGTGCAATCAAGTAGAAAACCTCTAACAGTTGCAAACACTGATCCTTATTTTTATACCAGCTGGAAAGACGGCAAGGTTGCTTTTAATAGAGAGAAGATCAGTGATATTGCCATGCGTCTGGAACGTTGGTACAATGTGGAAATTCAGTTTGAAAAGGAAAGTTTAAAAGAATATGATTTGACAGGAACCATCTTGTTGAATAAACCTATTGAGCAAACCATTATGGCCTTGGAGTTACTAGCGCCAATAAAATTTGAAACCAAAGAGAGAGCAAATGCCAGAAATTTAATAACCGTAATTTCAAAATAG